From a single Nicotiana tabacum cultivar K326 chromosome 8, ASM71507v2, whole genome shotgun sequence genomic region:
- the LOC107770300 gene encoding serine/threonine-protein kinase SAPK3 has protein sequence MEERYEPLKELGSGNFGAARLVRDKKTKELVAVKYIERGKKIDENVQREIINHRSLRHPNIIRFKEVLLTPTHLAIVMEYAAGGELFARICSAGRFSEDEARFFFQQLISGVSYCHSMEICHRDLKLENTLLDGSPTPRLKICDFGYSKSGLLHSQPKSTVGTPAYIAPEVLSRKEYDGKVADVWSCGVTLYVMLVGAYPFEDPEDPRNFRKTIGRIMSAQFSIPDYIRISADCKNLLSRIFVANPSMRITIPEIKKHSWFLKNLPKNLMDGEKANYGEASEKSQQRVEDIMRIIQEAKILGEGSKPEQAPAGATVDPDDMEGDLESEIDNSDDFVAHI, from the exons ATGGAGGAAAGGTATGAGCCATTGAAAGAACTAGGTTCTGGGAATTTTGGGGCGGCAAGGCTAGTGAGGGACAAGAAAACAAAGGAGCTTGTTGCTGTCAAATATATAGAAAGAGGGAAGAAG ATTGACGAGAATGTGCAGAGGGAAATCATAAATCATAGATCATTGAGGCATCCAAACATTATCAGATTTAAAGAG GTATTGTTGACTCCGACACATTTAGCAATCGTGATGGAATATGCAGCAGGGGGAGAACTTTTTGCTAGAATATGCAGTGCGGGAAGATTTAGTGAAGATGAG GCTCGCTTCTTCTTCCAACAGCTAATATCTGGAGTCAGCTACTGTCATTCAATG GAAATTTGTCACAGGGATTTGAAGTTGGAAAACACGCTCCTTGATGGAAGCCCAACACCAcgtctaaaaatatgtgattttgGCTATTCCAAG TCTGGATTATTGCATTCACAACCCAAGTCAACAGTAGGAACGCCTGCTTACATTGCTCCAGAGGTCCTCTCGCGGAAGGAATATGATGGGAAG GTTGCAGACGTGTGGTCATGTGGGGTGACACTGTATGTGATGTTAGTAGGAGCATACCCTTTTGAGGATCCTGAAGATCCTAGAAATTTCCGTAAAACTATTGGG AGAATAATGAGTGCCCAGTTCTCCATACCGGATTATATAAGAATATCTGCAGATTGCAAGAACCTTCTTTCTCGAATCTTTGTTGCGAATCCATCAATG AGGATCACTATTCCGGAGATAAAGAAACATTCCTGGTTTCTAAAGAATCTGCCGAAAAACTTGATGGATGGCGAGAAGGCGAACTATGGCGAAGCTTCAGAGAAGTCACAGCAAAGAGTGGAAGATATAATGCGGATCATACAAGAGGCAAAGATCCTTGGAGAAGGGTCAAAACCTGAGCAAGCTCCTGCTGGGGCAACAGTCGACCCCGATGACATGGAAGGTGACCTGGAATCTGAAATTGACAACAGTGATGATTTCGTCGCTCATATCTGA